The Nocardioides pantholopis genome window below encodes:
- a CDS encoding DUF4232 domain-containing protein: MFEHGSHGVLAAAVPHGVLAAAVSHGVLAAAVLGAALAVSACGVDDPAAPAGRATSAPTQPPLSAGPPSEEELSPGWDETPDGPPPTPDSDLPDAALRELLRSRASSADGARSCGPGDVAARLSGIDAALGHRYTTLVVRNTASRACIVEGVPGVGARGSWGHRFTLTVEPGTSVSGSTGPVHLDPGEEAQALVEWTGELAGHDAERASLLVVQLAAGQVPVRVPASITGVPEGEADLDVGMLTTLRVGPFEPST; this comes from the coding sequence GTGTTCGAACACGGATCTCATGGCGTCCTGGCGGCCGCCGTGCCTCATGGCGTCCTGGCGGCCGCCGTGTCTCATGGCGTCCTGGCGGCCGCCGTGCTGGGCGCGGCGCTGGCTGTGAGCGCCTGTGGCGTCGACGATCCTGCTGCGCCTGCGGGGAGGGCGACATCGGCGCCGACGCAGCCGCCGCTCAGCGCTGGTCCGCCGAGCGAGGAGGAGCTCTCGCCGGGCTGGGACGAGACGCCCGACGGCCCGCCGCCGACGCCTGACTCCGACCTTCCCGACGCCGCGCTGAGAGAGCTGCTGCGTAGTCGCGCCTCGTCGGCGGACGGCGCCCGGAGCTGCGGCCCCGGGGACGTCGCTGCCCGGCTGTCGGGGATCGACGCTGCGCTCGGTCACCGCTACACCACGCTGGTGGTGAGGAACACGGCGTCGCGGGCGTGCATCGTCGAGGGGGTGCCCGGCGTCGGGGCGCGCGGCAGCTGGGGCCACCGCTTCACCCTGACCGTCGAGCCGGGCACGTCGGTCTCGGGCTCCACCGGACCGGTGCACCTCGATCCGGGCGAGGAGGCGCAGGCGCTCGTGGAGTGGACCGGCGAGCTCGCCGGCCACGACGCCGAGCGCGCGTCGCTCCTGGTGGTCCAGCTGGCCGCCGGCCAGGTCCCGGTCCGGGTGCCGGCCAGCATCACCGGTGTCCCGGAAGGGGAGGCCGACCTCGATGTCGGCATGCTCACCACGCTGCGGGTCGGGCCGTTCGAGCCCAGCACCTGA
- the macS gene encoding MacS family sensor histidine kinase, protein MTPPVDWRRPGATVGDRLFAALAVLRIVVLLNAVAMNLYRAENFQRPLAGALVVAAMVGWTAFATYAYADPARRTRWLLVADLAVAVAAMASSPLLKGDGFNATVPGFWVAAALFAWAVQYGVLGGLAASVCLGATDLLIRDGISQAQYGNVFLILIGGPIVGFMASSLRAMAVERDRAERAAAAATERARLGRAVHDGVLQVLSLVQRRGSELGGEAAELGRLAGEQEASLRRLIRAQDAVDPETPGGVVDLAAALGALESATVTVAGPGTVVEVAEPVATELVAVVRACLDNVAVHVGPQAPAWVLLEAVGDRIAVAVRDEGPGIRPGRLEQAQAEGRLGVSGSIRGRIADLGGTAELSTGPFGTEWELTVPRGAGCVGSRP, encoded by the coding sequence CTGACTCCTCCGGTCGACTGGCGCCGCCCCGGGGCGACCGTCGGCGACCGGCTCTTCGCAGCCCTGGCCGTGCTGCGCATCGTCGTGCTGCTCAACGCGGTCGCGATGAACCTCTACCGGGCCGAGAACTTCCAGCGCCCGCTCGCCGGGGCGCTCGTGGTGGCCGCGATGGTGGGCTGGACGGCGTTCGCCACCTACGCCTACGCCGACCCCGCCCGGCGGACCCGGTGGCTCCTGGTCGCCGACCTCGCGGTCGCAGTCGCCGCGATGGCCTCCTCGCCGCTGCTCAAGGGCGACGGGTTCAACGCCACGGTCCCGGGGTTCTGGGTCGCCGCGGCGCTGTTCGCCTGGGCGGTCCAGTACGGCGTGCTCGGCGGGCTGGCGGCCAGCGTCTGCCTGGGGGCCACCGACCTGCTGATCCGCGACGGGATCAGCCAGGCCCAGTACGGCAACGTCTTCCTGATCCTGATCGGCGGCCCGATCGTCGGCTTCATGGCCTCCTCGCTGCGGGCCATGGCCGTCGAGCGGGACCGGGCCGAGCGGGCGGCGGCCGCGGCGACCGAGCGGGCCCGGCTGGGCCGGGCCGTCCACGACGGCGTGCTCCAGGTGCTCTCGCTGGTGCAGCGGCGCGGCAGCGAGCTCGGCGGCGAGGCCGCCGAGCTGGGCCGGCTGGCGGGGGAGCAGGAGGCGTCGCTGCGCCGGCTGATCCGGGCCCAGGACGCCGTCGACCCCGAGACGCCCGGCGGTGTGGTGGACCTCGCGGCGGCGCTCGGCGCCCTGGAGTCGGCCACCGTCACCGTGGCCGGGCCGGGCACCGTCGTCGAGGTCGCCGAGCCCGTCGCGACCGAGCTGGTCGCCGTGGTCCGGGCCTGCCTGGACAACGTCGCGGTCCACGTCGGCCCCCAGGCGCCGGCGTGGGTGCTGCTCGAGGCCGTCGGCGACCGGATCGCGGTCGCGGTCCGCGACGAGGGACCCGGCATCCGGCCCGGCCGCCTCGAGCAGGCCCAGGCCGAGGGGCGCCTCGGCGTGTCCGGCTCGATCCGGGGCCGGATCGCCGACCTCGGCGGGACGGCCGAGCTCAGCACCGGGCCCTTCGGGACCGAGTGGGAGCTCACGGTGCCCCGGGGCGCCGGCTGCGTAGGCTCGCGGCCGTGA
- a CDS encoding VOC family protein translates to MRPSLLAVTFDVRDPAGVARFWAEMLDRNVVETSSGVLLRGDGAQLGLGFAPCHIETTEPNRAHLHLTSTTEADQQRTVDKALGLGARHLDVGQRPEEGHVVLADPGDNEFCVIPPNSSFLAGCGFLGELACDGAREAGLFWSQALGWPLVWDQDQETAIQSPFGGTKIAWGGPSTSPPVTPPRQRLHLTITDGDAGSEIERLLSLGASQVDENTWADPAGNEFRVVHADD, encoded by the coding sequence ATGCGTCCGAGCCTGCTGGCGGTGACCTTCGATGTTCGGGACCCGGCCGGGGTGGCACGCTTCTGGGCCGAGATGCTCGATCGGAACGTCGTCGAGACGAGCAGCGGCGTACTCCTCAGAGGCGACGGCGCGCAGCTCGGGCTCGGGTTCGCTCCTTGCCACATCGAGACGACCGAACCGAACCGTGCGCATCTCCACCTCACCAGTACCACCGAGGCCGACCAGCAGCGCACAGTCGACAAGGCGCTCGGCCTCGGTGCCCGCCACCTCGACGTCGGCCAGCGACCCGAAGAGGGGCACGTCGTCCTCGCTGACCCAGGCGACAACGAGTTCTGCGTGATCCCGCCCAACAGCTCCTTCCTGGCCGGCTGCGGCTTTCTCGGTGAGCTCGCATGTGACGGGGCCCGGGAGGCGGGCCTGTTCTGGAGCCAGGCGCTGGGCTGGCCACTGGTGTGGGACCAGGATCAGGAGACTGCGATCCAGTCCCCATTCGGGGGCACCAAGATCGCGTGGGGAGGTCCGTCCACGAGCCCTCCCGTGACACCCCCCAGACAGCGGCTCCACCTCACGATCACCGACGGCGACGCCGGAAGCGAGATCGAGAGGCTGCTCTCGCTCGGAGCCAGCCAGGTCGACGAGAACACCTGGGCAGACCCGGCCGGCAACGAGTTTCGCGTGGTCCATGCCGACGACTGA
- a CDS encoding response regulator produces the protein MDEPRIRVMVVDDHPMWRDAVERDLAEAGFDVVGVAADGRQALARFPAVRPEVLVLDLQIPEPNGVAVTAEVLRQDPAARVLILSASGEQADVLEAVKAGATGYLVKSASRAELVAAVRRVAAGDTVFTPGLAGLVLGEYRRLGEPGGEPNHPELTPRETEVLKMVAKGLGYRQIAERLVLSHRTVQNHVQNTLRKLQMHNRVELTRWAIERGLDAD, from the coding sequence ATGGACGAGCCGCGGATCCGGGTGATGGTGGTCGACGACCACCCGATGTGGCGCGACGCGGTCGAGCGGGACCTCGCCGAGGCCGGCTTCGACGTGGTCGGGGTCGCCGCGGACGGGCGCCAGGCGCTGGCCCGCTTTCCCGCCGTACGCCCCGAGGTGCTGGTGCTGGACCTGCAGATCCCGGAGCCGAACGGCGTCGCGGTGACCGCCGAGGTGCTGCGCCAGGACCCGGCCGCCCGGGTGCTGATCCTCTCCGCGTCCGGGGAGCAGGCCGACGTCCTGGAGGCGGTCAAGGCCGGCGCGACCGGCTACCTGGTGAAGTCCGCGTCGCGGGCCGAGCTGGTCGCGGCCGTACGCCGGGTCGCGGCCGGGGACACCGTGTTCACCCCTGGGCTGGCGGGCCTGGTGCTCGGCGAGTACCGGCGCCTGGGGGAGCCGGGCGGCGAGCCGAACCACCCGGAGCTGACCCCGCGCGAGACCGAGGTGCTGAAGATGGTGGCCAAGGGGCTGGGCTACCGACAGATCGCCGAGCGGCTGGTGCTCTCGCACCGCACGGTCCAGAACCACGTGCAGAACACCCTGCGCAAGCTGCAGATGCACAACCGCGTCGAGCTCACCCGGTGGGCGATCGAGCGGGGCCTCGATGCCGACTGA
- a CDS encoding response regulator, which yields MIRVLLADDQTLVRGALALLVNSAADMVVVGEAGTGDEAVTLTRDLRPDVVLMDIRMPSTDGIEATQQIFAADGPSGSKVLILTTFETDTNVLRGLRAGACGFLPKDTRPDALLDAIRTVAAGEALLSPGATRAVITRALSRPDAPAPERLASLTAREREVLRLIAAGRSNQEIADELVVSPLTAKTHVARILAKMGARDRVHLVIAAYEAGLP from the coding sequence GTGATCCGGGTCCTGCTCGCCGACGACCAGACTCTGGTGCGCGGCGCGCTCGCGCTGCTGGTCAACTCAGCTGCTGACATGGTGGTTGTCGGAGAGGCCGGCACCGGCGACGAGGCGGTGACGCTGACCCGGGACCTACGCCCCGACGTCGTCTTGATGGACATCAGGATGCCGAGCACCGACGGCATCGAGGCGACTCAGCAGATCTTCGCTGCCGATGGACCGAGCGGCAGCAAGGTGCTGATCCTGACCACGTTCGAGACAGACACCAACGTGCTGCGCGGCCTTCGCGCGGGGGCGTGTGGGTTCCTGCCCAAGGACACCCGTCCGGACGCGCTGCTGGACGCCATCCGCACCGTCGCGGCCGGGGAGGCGCTGCTGTCGCCCGGCGCGACCAGGGCGGTCATCACCCGTGCCCTGAGTCGCCCGGACGCGCCTGCGCCCGAGCGGCTGGCCAGCCTGACGGCGCGCGAACGCGAGGTGCTTCGGCTCATCGCCGCGGGCCGAAGCAACCAGGAGATCGCGGACGAGCTGGTCGTCAGCCCGCTGACTGCCAAGACTCACGTGGCCCGCATCCTCGCGAAGATGGGCGCTCGCGACCGGGTCCATCTCGTGATCGCCGCGTACGAAGCCGGGCTCCCCTAG
- a CDS encoding phosphatase PAP2 family protein — protein MSPSSLRAVHPRRPGQPSVVPGGTRVAWALGGLLALLSAATSFARDDLYASVAAAASGSEWEAVVGMVAEVGVLALVGSAAVLAAWSWLRDRRAFLTLASAGVGVAGAYATSELVKLLVEQQRPCRAVDVQTVLACPGVGDWSWPSNHATIAAAIAAACFFTLPRSAWFVVPVAALIAASRVAAGVHYVHDVLAGLALGLVGVTIAVALLRRICDRLVHRAPSQRP, from the coding sequence GTGAGCCCCTCCTCGCTGCGTGCCGTCCATCCCCGCAGACCCGGCCAGCCGTCCGTCGTACCGGGCGGCACACGCGTCGCCTGGGCGCTCGGTGGTCTCTTGGCGCTCTTGTCCGCAGCGACCTCCTTCGCGCGCGACGACCTGTATGCGTCCGTGGCCGCGGCTGCGTCCGGCTCGGAGTGGGAGGCAGTCGTCGGCATGGTCGCCGAGGTCGGTGTGCTCGCTCTGGTCGGCAGCGCTGCTGTGCTGGCTGCCTGGAGTTGGCTGCGAGATCGGCGCGCGTTCCTGACACTCGCGAGCGCGGGTGTGGGCGTCGCTGGGGCCTATGCCACCAGTGAGCTGGTCAAGCTCCTGGTCGAGCAGCAGCGTCCGTGTCGAGCCGTTGACGTCCAGACGGTCCTGGCCTGCCCTGGGGTGGGCGACTGGTCATGGCCGTCCAACCACGCAACGATCGCCGCCGCCATCGCGGCCGCCTGCTTCTTCACACTCCCCCGCAGCGCATGGTTCGTGGTACCGGTTGCCGCGCTCATCGCTGCCTCGCGGGTCGCGGCCGGCGTCCACTACGTCCACGACGTGCTCGCCGGCCTGGCCCTCGGCCTGGTGGGGGTCACGATCGCCGTCGCCCTGCTGCGGCGCATCTGCGATCGGCTCGTTCACCGGGCTCCGTCTCAGCGACCCTAG
- a CDS encoding sensor histidine kinase: MADWLLAAAAFVLGVVVAITLEAVDFDGERSVDLWAIALLGAMSAPLLARRRWPILVVLAVLAVSTPYHLLDYPHEATMPASLVAAFAAARYSQPRRRAAAALVAVAAVTVPVLADEASGAPGDALLGVGWLFMAFFAGLAVRFHEAWKAAVTARLEQERADEVERRVAEERVVIAAELHDVLAHGLAVANVQASVAAHLIDQLPSRGDSSLRELSSTLHHLADTSRATLHELRAVLDVLHGGEAEPTEPAPHLGELQRLVEMAEAADVRVDVEADGLPDELPSTVSIVAYRIVQESLTNVARHSMAKHATVRLDQNGHRLRIAVLDDGPARPDSTVTPAGFGIAGMTGRAQAVGGELSAGPSESGGFEVRASLPLPEIWGVPS, encoded by the coding sequence GTGGCCGATTGGCTGCTGGCGGCGGCGGCGTTCGTGCTCGGCGTCGTCGTCGCGATCACGCTCGAGGCGGTCGATTTCGACGGCGAGCGAAGCGTGGATCTGTGGGCGATCGCGCTCCTGGGCGCGATGTCGGCGCCGTTGCTGGCCCGCCGGCGCTGGCCGATCCTCGTCGTCCTCGCGGTCCTCGCCGTGTCGACGCCGTACCACCTCCTCGACTATCCCCATGAGGCCACGATGCCGGCCTCGCTGGTGGCGGCGTTCGCGGCGGCGCGCTACAGCCAGCCACGGCGGCGGGCAGCCGCCGCCCTGGTGGCGGTGGCCGCGGTGACCGTGCCGGTCCTCGCCGACGAGGCGTCGGGGGCACCTGGAGATGCTCTCCTCGGCGTCGGCTGGCTGTTCATGGCCTTCTTTGCCGGGCTGGCGGTCCGCTTCCATGAAGCCTGGAAGGCCGCCGTCACCGCGCGGCTCGAGCAGGAGCGCGCCGACGAGGTCGAGCGGCGGGTCGCCGAGGAGCGGGTAGTGATCGCTGCTGAGCTGCACGACGTCCTGGCGCACGGCCTCGCGGTCGCGAACGTCCAGGCGTCCGTCGCTGCGCACCTGATCGACCAGCTGCCCAGCCGCGGGGACTCCTCACTGCGGGAGCTGTCCAGCACGCTGCATCACCTGGCGGACACGAGCCGGGCCACACTCCATGAGCTGCGTGCCGTTCTGGACGTGCTGCACGGTGGCGAGGCCGAGCCGACCGAGCCAGCGCCCCACCTCGGCGAGCTGCAGCGTCTGGTGGAGATGGCCGAGGCGGCTGATGTCCGGGTCGACGTGGAGGCTGACGGGCTCCCGGACGAGCTACCGTCCACGGTGTCCATCGTGGCCTATCGGATCGTCCAGGAGTCGCTCACCAATGTCGCTCGACACTCGATGGCCAAGCACGCGACCGTCCGACTCGACCAGAACGGCCACCGGCTCCGGATCGCGGTCCTCGATGACGGGCCCGCGCGACCGGACTCGACCGTGACACCGGCCGGCTTCGGGATCGCCGGGATGACAGGGCGAGCACAGGCCGTCGGTGGTGAGCTGTCCGCCGGGCCGAGCGAGTCCGGAGGATTCGAGGTGCGGGCAAGCCTGCCGCTACCGGAGATCTGGGGGGTGCCGTCGTGA
- a CDS encoding flavin reductase family protein: MTIHAGHPFPTDDDPVRRLRGRLGGAVSLWTAGEGAGRAGLTLSSVMVANGEPARLLGLVDPDSDLAEAVERTGAAVVQLLSWPDRDLAEMFAGTAPAPGGLFRQAEFEQTPWGPRLATASTWTGVRLESARPTGWSTLLTCTIEEVVVGEEAQPLEHRRGRYRRPVEDMP; encoded by the coding sequence GTGACCATCCACGCCGGGCACCCGTTCCCCACCGACGACGACCCGGTGCGCCGGCTGCGCGGCCGGCTCGGCGGCGCGGTGTCGCTGTGGACCGCCGGGGAGGGCGCGGGCCGGGCGGGGCTCACGCTGAGCTCGGTGATGGTGGCGAACGGCGAGCCGGCCCGGCTCCTGGGGCTGGTCGACCCGGACTCCGACCTCGCCGAGGCCGTCGAGCGCACCGGCGCCGCGGTGGTCCAGCTGCTCTCCTGGCCGGACCGGGACCTGGCCGAGATGTTCGCCGGGACGGCTCCCGCGCCCGGCGGGCTGTTCCGGCAGGCGGAGTTCGAGCAGACCCCCTGGGGGCCCCGGCTCGCCACGGCCAGCACCTGGACCGGCGTACGCCTGGAGTCGGCGCGGCCCACCGGCTGGTCCACCCTGCTGACCTGCACGATCGAGGAGGTCGTCGTCGGTGAGGAGGCGCAGCCGCTGGAGCACCGCCGCGGTCGCTACCGGCGGCCGGTCGAGGACATGCCCTAG
- a CDS encoding lysophospholipid acyltransferase family protein produces the protein MLYWFLKWVALGPWLKLVFRPRLEGAENVPAEGPAILASNHLSYADWLFMPLRLPRRVTFVAKAEYFTGKGVKGWLQRGFFGGSGQVPIDRTSGSAAEGALSAAKRILDEGHLFGIYPEGTRSHDGRLYRGKTGVARLALESGAPVIPVAVIGTDVVAPPGKKFGRFHQPLVKFGKPLDFSRYEGMENDRYILRSITDEIMYEIMRLSGQEYVDVYAGQAKEDARAARKAEAAADGSGDGVDQPRKPGEPGEQKKAS, from the coding sequence GTGTTGTACTGGTTCCTGAAGTGGGTGGCGCTGGGCCCCTGGCTCAAGCTCGTCTTCCGGCCCCGGCTCGAGGGTGCCGAGAACGTCCCCGCCGAAGGGCCGGCGATCCTGGCCAGCAACCACCTCTCGTACGCCGACTGGCTGTTCATGCCGCTGCGCCTGCCGCGCCGGGTCACGTTCGTGGCGAAGGCGGAGTACTTCACCGGCAAGGGCGTCAAGGGCTGGCTGCAGCGCGGCTTCTTCGGCGGCTCCGGCCAGGTGCCGATCGACCGGACCAGCGGCTCGGCGGCCGAGGGCGCGCTCAGCGCGGCCAAGCGGATCCTCGACGAGGGCCACCTGTTCGGCATCTACCCCGAGGGCACCCGCTCCCACGACGGGCGGCTCTACCGCGGCAAGACCGGCGTGGCGCGGCTCGCGCTCGAGTCCGGCGCCCCGGTGATCCCGGTCGCGGTGATCGGCACCGACGTCGTGGCCCCGCCCGGCAAGAAGTTCGGCCGCTTCCACCAGCCGCTGGTGAAGTTCGGCAAGCCGCTGGACTTCTCCCGCTACGAGGGCATGGAGAACGACCGCTACATCCTGCGCTCGATCACCGACGAGATCATGTACGAGATCATGCGGCTCTCCGGCCAGGAGTACGTCGACGTCTACGCAGGCCAGGCTAAGGAGGACGCCCGGGCGGCCCGCAAGGCCGAGGCGGCCGCGGACGGCTCGGGGGACGGGGTCGACCAGCCCCGCAAGCCCGGCGAGCCCGGCGAGCAGAAGAAGGCATCCTGA
- a CDS encoding alpha/beta hydrolase — MTAPMTIHPLAAPLSVPAQPDLTGGRRVGVLLSHGFTGQPASIKPWGEHLAGLGYAVEVPRLPGHGTSWREMNATTWEDWYGELARVFDGLCLDNDAVVVGGLSMGGALALRLAAEHPDRVAGVVVVNPAVATRRRDIKLLPVLKHLLPSMPGIVNDIALEGADEHGYPRTPLKAAHSMVRAWPDLVAALPRVTAPLLYLRSTVDNVVDDLSEPLITGSVSSTDVEVVRLARSFHVATLDHDAPRIHEESARFLARVPAHPDGLPRDAVPGTSN; from the coding sequence ATGACGGCACCCATGACGATCCATCCGCTGGCCGCCCCGCTCTCGGTACCCGCGCAGCCCGACCTGACCGGAGGCCGGCGCGTCGGCGTGCTGCTCAGCCACGGCTTCACCGGGCAGCCGGCCTCGATCAAGCCCTGGGGCGAGCACCTCGCCGGCCTGGGGTACGCCGTGGAGGTGCCGCGGCTGCCCGGGCACGGCACCAGCTGGCGGGAGATGAACGCCACCACCTGGGAGGACTGGTACGGCGAGCTGGCGCGGGTCTTCGACGGGCTGTGCCTGGACAACGACGCAGTGGTCGTCGGCGGCCTGTCGATGGGCGGGGCGCTCGCCCTGCGGCTGGCCGCCGAGCATCCCGACCGGGTCGCCGGGGTGGTCGTGGTGAACCCGGCGGTGGCCACTCGGCGCCGCGACATCAAGCTGCTGCCGGTGCTCAAGCACCTGCTGCCCTCGATGCCCGGGATCGTCAACGACATCGCGCTCGAGGGCGCCGACGAGCACGGCTACCCCCGCACCCCGCTCAAGGCCGCGCACTCGATGGTCCGCGCCTGGCCGGACCTGGTGGCCGCGCTGCCGCGGGTGACCGCGCCGCTGCTCTACCTGCGCTCGACCGTCGACAACGTCGTCGACGACCTCTCCGAGCCGCTGATCACCGGCTCGGTCTCCTCCACCGACGTCGAGGTCGTGCGCCTGGCGCGGAGCTTCCACGTGGCCACGCTCGACCACGACGCGCCCCGGATCCACGAGGAGAGCGCCCGGTTCCTGGCGCGGGTGCCCGCCCACCCGGACGGGTTGCCGCGCGACGCCGTCCCGGGCACCAGCAACTAG
- a CDS encoding MMPL family transporter, translating to MTTQLAAPDHTGADQRPKRSRTKTLLPWLMVAVWVGLVVGGYSLAGKLDSVTRDGQADYLPASAQSTKVLQAEAGLPGGENGLLMVVYERPGGLQPGDREAVERGQAELAERFGNDTDALPEIVDSDDGTAVMYALALDRDAVAEEAGATADARALLDDRPSGLNAYVTGPTALGADMDEVFDAVDATLMLATAVVVALLLILTYRSPLLWLVPLASVGVAAITSMGTVYALTQIFDFTITSMSSALLIVLVFGAGTDYALLLVSRYREELHRHVRPIDAMLPALRGAGPAILASAATVVAGLLCLLAADLNSISSLGPVGAAGIGAALLVMLTLFPALLVVLGRRVFWPFVPRLGGEAHQPRSGWARLGELVARRRVVSWAAPLVILGGLALGTVGASGSLPQLDQFARSTPDSVTGAKLIEARYPDESGQPLTVMSRPDQSREVLAAVESTPGVAQAEIGRASDDWVEISVLPVDSPDSAGETATIEQLRENVHEVAGDAALVGGTSAERLDEAETNKTDRNLVMPLILLVVLAILGLLLRAIVAPLVLVATVVVSYFGALGLCNLLFDQVLGFAGLEPSVPLIGFLFLVALGVDYNIFLMTRVREEAVRHGTVAGTKRGLAVTGGVITSAGVVLAATFAVLASLPLVMLVEIGILVAVGVLIDTLLVRSIVVPALTMSLGSRIWWPSKLSRASEDSVDDRL from the coding sequence ATGACTACTCAACTAGCGGCGCCCGACCACACCGGTGCGGACCAGAGACCGAAGAGATCACGGACGAAGACCCTGCTGCCCTGGCTCATGGTGGCCGTGTGGGTCGGGCTGGTGGTGGGCGGCTACTCACTCGCCGGCAAGCTCGACTCGGTGACCCGCGATGGGCAGGCCGACTACCTGCCGGCCAGCGCCCAGTCGACCAAGGTGCTCCAGGCCGAGGCCGGCCTGCCCGGCGGCGAGAACGGCCTGCTCATGGTCGTGTACGAACGGCCGGGCGGCCTCCAACCGGGCGATCGGGAGGCGGTCGAACGCGGCCAGGCCGAGCTGGCGGAGCGATTCGGCAACGACACCGACGCACTGCCCGAGATCGTCGACTCCGACGACGGCACGGCAGTGATGTACGCGCTTGCGCTCGACCGTGATGCGGTCGCCGAGGAGGCCGGCGCCACCGCGGATGCGCGTGCCCTTCTCGACGACCGGCCGAGTGGCCTGAACGCCTATGTCACCGGTCCGACCGCCCTGGGGGCCGACATGGACGAGGTCTTCGACGCCGTCGACGCGACGTTGATGCTCGCTACTGCCGTGGTGGTGGCGCTCCTGCTGATCCTGACGTACCGCAGTCCGCTGCTGTGGCTGGTCCCCCTCGCCTCGGTCGGGGTCGCGGCGATCACGTCGATGGGCACCGTCTACGCACTCACCCAGATCTTCGACTTCACCATCACGAGCATGAGCTCGGCGCTGCTGATCGTGCTGGTCTTCGGCGCGGGCACCGACTATGCATTGCTTCTCGTGTCTCGCTACCGCGAGGAGTTGCACCGACACGTTCGACCGATCGACGCGATGCTGCCGGCGCTGCGTGGCGCTGGCCCGGCCATCCTCGCTTCGGCGGCGACGGTGGTCGCCGGCTTGTTGTGCCTGTTGGCCGCGGATCTCAACAGCATCAGCAGTCTCGGCCCGGTGGGTGCGGCGGGCATCGGGGCGGCACTGCTGGTCATGCTGACGCTTTTCCCGGCCTTGCTGGTGGTGCTCGGGCGCCGGGTCTTCTGGCCGTTCGTTCCGCGACTCGGGGGTGAGGCACACCAACCCCGTTCTGGGTGGGCTCGACTCGGCGAGCTGGTCGCGCGCCGCCGCGTCGTCAGCTGGGCGGCTCCGCTGGTGATCCTGGGCGGTCTCGCGCTGGGCACCGTGGGTGCCAGCGGCTCGCTTCCGCAGCTGGACCAGTTCGCCCGGTCGACACCGGACTCGGTGACCGGGGCGAAGCTGATCGAGGCGCGCTACCCCGACGAGAGCGGTCAGCCGCTCACCGTGATGAGTCGGCCGGACCAGAGCCGCGAGGTCCTGGCCGCCGTCGAAAGTACGCCGGGGGTCGCCCAGGCCGAGATCGGCCGGGCCAGCGACGACTGGGTGGAGATCTCCGTGCTCCCGGTCGACTCTCCAGACAGCGCGGGTGAGACGGCAACGATCGAGCAGCTGCGGGAGAACGTGCACGAGGTCGCCGGTGACGCCGCGCTGGTCGGTGGTACGAGTGCCGAGAGGCTCGACGAGGCCGAGACCAACAAGACCGACCGCAATCTGGTGATGCCGCTGATCCTGCTGGTGGTGCTCGCCATCCTCGGGCTACTGCTGCGGGCGATCGTGGCTCCGCTGGTGCTGGTCGCCACCGTCGTGGTGTCGTACTTCGGAGCCCTCGGACTGTGCAACCTGTTGTTCGACCAGGTGCTCGGATTCGCCGGGTTGGAGCCGTCAGTGCCCCTGATCGGGTTCCTCTTCCTGGTCGCGCTCGGTGTCGACTACAACATCTTCTTGATGACCCGGGTGCGTGAGGAGGCCGTCCGGCACGGCACTGTCGCTGGCACGAAGCGCGGCCTCGCGGTGACCGGTGGCGTGATCACCTCGGCCGGCGTCGTGCTGGCGGCGACGTTCGCGGTGCTCGCCTCGCTGCCGCTGGTCATGCTCGTCGAGATCGGGATACTGGTCGCCGTCGGCGTGCTCATCGACACCTTGCTGGTGCGGTCCATCGTGGTTCCCGCACTGACGATGTCGCTGGGTTCGCGGATCTGGTGGCCCAGCAAGCTCTCGCGGGCGAGTGAGGACAGTGTCGATGACCGTCTGTGA